GCTGACTTCGGCCTGGTGAAAGAGGTCGGCAAGACGCAGGCGTCGCTTGTCGGCGGATTGACGCCGCTCTACTCGTCGCCCGAAGTCTTCCAAGGCATGCCGGGGGCCCGCAGCGACCAGTACAGCCTCGCGGTCGTCTACCAGGAAATGCTCACCGGCATGCCGCCGCTGGCTGGCGCCAATGCCGCGGAGCTGACGATGCAGCATCTGCAGGGCGAGGCAAACCTCACGCCACTGCCGATGCAAGATCGGTTTGCCGTCGCCCGCGCACTTGCGAAAGATCCGACGCAGCGATTTTCGAACTGCTGCGCGATGGTCGATGCGCTGCTCGCTCAGCCCGGTGACGGTGGTCACGCGACAGGCGAGTCGCAGTTCGCAGGGGCCGAGATTGCAGATGAGCGAACCTTTGGCGATTTCGGTTCCGCACTCCCGGAACGCCGCGCCGAACAACGGCCTGGGCCGATTGAACCACTGTTCGCCGGTCCGCATGCCGAGACGCAGTTTGAAGGGGCATGGGGCGAGCCTGCCAGCGACTGGGGCGCGGCTGAATCGTCGCCTGCCGAACCTGCGGAGCCGCAGTGCGTTGAATCGGTCGAGTTCAACACAGCTGATTTTGCCAGTCGCCCGACGCTAGTGATTGGCATCGGCGGGGCTGCCGCTAGCGTCATGCGACGTTTCCGGGCACGGTTGGTGCGCGAGCTAAGCGAAGAAGCCGCCGAGGCGGTGCAGTTGCTGCTCTTCGACAGCGATCCGCGCGAGATCGCCGCGGCGATGCAACCGAACGGGCGGTCCGCGCTCCGACCAAGCGAAGCGCTGGCGTTGCCGCTGCGTCGGCCGCAAGAATATCGCGAAGACTCCGCGCTGCTTATGCGGTGGCTGAGCCGTCGCTGGCTCTACAACATTCCGAAATCGCTGCGGACCGAGGGGCTGCGGCCGCTCGGACGGCTCGCGTTCGTCGATCACGCGCAGCGCGTCGAAGAACGGCTGATTGCCGCGATCCAGGGAGCGGTCTCCGCCAGCGGCGCCATTCAAGGTCCGCCGCGGATCTACCTAGTCTCGAGCGTGTCGGGCGGCACCGGCAGCGGAATGTCGCTCGACCTCGGCTACGCCGTGCGTGCGGCGCTGGCGACGCTCGGTATCGACAATGGCGAAGTTGTCGGGCTCTTTCTCCATTCCACCCCGCGCGACCCGAGGCAGGCGGAGCTTGCCCGCGTGAACTCGTGCGCCTGGCTACGCGAATACAATCACTATCATCGCGCCGCCGGCGCCTACCCAGGCGACGAAGCTTGTGGCTTGGCGCCGCTCGCACCGACGTGCAAGGCGTTCGATGCGGCGTACTTCCTCAACCTGGGGAGCGGACTCGAGGACGCGGCGTGGAGCGAAGCGATCGCCGACGTCGCGGAATACCTTTACCTCGACGCGGTGACGCCCGCACAACGATTCTTCGACGCCTGTCGGAACCAGGCTGAACCTGGCGAAGAGGCCGTCTTGCGGTCGTTCGCCGTGACGACGGTTTCCGCAGCCGCAGACGACGCGATCGACGCGGCAGCTCAGCTCATCAGCCGAGCCGTCATCTGTCGCTGGCTAGGCCTGAAAGTGGGCGGCGACGGCGCCAAGTTCGCGGCAACCGCGGCTGACGCTTCAGCTGGCGGCAAGCTTCCAAATCTCGAACAACTGGCGTCGCAAACCCGCGAGCTGATCGCACAAGCGATCGGCGTCGTCGCTGAACGCCAACCCGCAGAAGAACTCGGGCTGCGCGAGCGGATCGCCGCGATCGACGCCGACTTCATACCGCCCGACGATCGACCCGGTGCATTCGCGGGTGGCCGGCCGTTGGAAGAAGTCGCCGCGCCCATCGCTCAGCGAATCGCCGCGACGATGGCGGCCGAAGTGCTGGGGCAGATCAACGCGTTCGGCCAACGCTTACCGGGAGCTGAACTCGCGATCGGCGGCTGGCGCGGCGAACTGCAGCAGCTTGACGCCGAGGCGTCGCGGCTAGCGTCGGCACTCGCGCAGCAAGCAGCAGCGATGGCCATGCAGATCGATCGTTGGCAGCGCGAGCGAACGAGCGCCAGCGCCACCACAGCCCGCGAGCAAGAGCTGTGCGAAGGCTACCGCGGGCTCCGCACGGACCAGCATTCGCTCGTGGCGGCGGCGTTGGTCGCCAAGCGACTGCTGGCCGAGTTGCGTGCGGTCGGCGATCGCACCGGCGAACTCGCACGGCATCTCAAGGGAATGCTCGCTCGGTTCCCAGCGCCAGCCGAAGAGATCGAACAGGGCGCTTTTGCCGAACTCGTGGCGATGCAACTCGGGTCGCTCGGCGAGCGCGTCGACGAGCGGTTGGAACAAACATTCATCAATCCATCGGGCGGGCTGATTGCCGTCACGATGGGGAGCCCGCGGGTGCGCGACCAACTGCTCGCTGAACTAGCGAAACTGGCGACGCGACAAGCCGAGCAACTGGCAAGCTCGCCCTCGTTTGCTGCAGGCGCATCGTTCGTCGAAGCGGCTGTTGGCGGCAGCGACGGCGTCGACGCAAGCCAATATCCCGCGGTGTTGCCGGTGGGCTCGACGTACGCTGTCCTCGAAACTCGCCCCAGCGCTGTGGCGGGACTCGCGGTGCAGCAAGCAAGCGCCGACGGTATGACGACGCTCGTCGGCGTCGGTTCCCAGACAGTTCGCTGCATTGAATCGTGGAATCTCTCGCCGTCGCGGACGGCGTTCGAGTTGGTCGATCGTCGCCGCGATTGCCTGGAGTTCGCCGATCGAGTGAGCAGTCGCTGCGACGTCGATTGGACGCCGTTGCTTGCCCCGCCGCGTCGCGTGCCTGCGCCGGCTGCCGTTTCGTTTACTGCATCGCCGATGGCGATGACGCAAGTCTTGTAGATCGCATCGATGAAGAACTCGCCGACTATTTCGCCGCGCAACGACGTGACTTGGCTGCTGACAGGACAGCTGGGAGCGGACCAGGTTGCGCGCACCGTGACGATCGCGAGTTGGCCCTTCGTCATTGGACGCAGCCCCAGCGTGACGCTGACGATTGCCAGCCCGACGGTATCGAGCCAGCATGCCGAGTTGCGTTTGGAAGATGGCGGATTGCTCGTCCGCGATTTGGGAAGCACCAACGGCACCTTCGTCAACGGCACGCGCGTCGCGGGCGAAGCCGCGGTCCATGCCGGAGACCTGTTGCAGATTGCCGAGATCGTGTTCCGCGTAACCGAGCAGCGCGGCTACGTAGATTGCAAAACAATCGCGGGCGACTCGACCGATCGCGCGCTAGCGATGATTCAGTTCGACAAACTCATTGCCGAACGCGCCGTGCTGCCGCACTACCAGCCGATTGTGGAGATGAACAGCCAACAGACGATTGGCTTTGAGGTACTGGGGAGAAGTCCGCTGTTCGGGCTCAAGACGCCGCACGCGATGTTCTCGGCGGCGGCGTTGCTTGATCTTGAGGGCGAACTCAGTCGGATGCTGCGCGACGAAGGGGTCCGTTCAGCCCTGTCGCTGCCCTCCAATCCTTTGGTGTTCGTGAACACCCATCCCGCCGAGTTGGAAGATGCGTCGCTGCTGGAGAAGTCGCTACGCGAACTGCGCGCAGCGGCCCCGCGTGCGGCTCTCGTCTTAGAGATTCACGAAGCCGCGGCGACCAGCGTTCCGCAAATGCGAGCGTTACGGCAGCTACTCACCGAACTCGGCATGCAACTCGCTTACGACGACTTCGGCGCCGGGCAAGCAAGGTTGGTGGAACTCGGCGACGCCCCGCCCGATTTTCTCAAGTTCGACATCCAGCTGGTGCGCGGGATCGACCACGCGAGCGCCGAACGGCAAAGAATGCTGGAAAGTTTAGTGAAGATTGTCGCCGATCTCGGCATCGTCAGCCTGGCCGAAGGCGTCGAGACGGCTGAAGAGCACGCCGTCTGCAAGGGCATGGGCTTCGTTTACGGCCAAGGGTTCTACTACGGCACGCCCGCATCGGCCGGGACGTTCACGACGTGCGAGGCCCGCGTCACGCCCTGGCGACTATAGGCCCGAGGCTTGGCAACCGTTATCTTGGAGGGAACTTTTGCTTTCCCCCACAGGCGGTCTGCTGAGAGGAACCTCGATGAAGCCGTGGTCGTTAATTGTCACCGTCGCCCTGTCGTTCGTTGCCTCTGCGGCATGGGCTCAGCCCGCGATTGCTCCCGAAGAAGGCCGCCCTGTCGTCATGTGGGAAGACGCGCGGCCGTTAGTCGGACAGGTCGCGTACGTTTGCGGCAAAGTGATCGGCGTGCCGACCGTCGGCAAGATCACCTTCATCAACTTCGACGCGCAGCGGCCCGTTCGCTTTGCCGGCGTGATCTTCTCAGACAAGTTGACGAATTTCCCGAAGCCCCCCAGCGAAATGTACAACGGCAAGATCGTCAAAATCCGCGGCACGGTTTCGATGTTCAAGGACCAACCGCAGATTGTGGTGACGAGTCCCGAGCAGATTGAGATCCTCGACTCGATGCCGAAGACGACGAAGCCGAAGCAAAACGCGGCGATCGCTTCGAAGCCAGGCGAAGTCGTCGTGGCGGCGTATAACATTCTCAATCTGTTCGACGAGCATGACGACCCCTACAAGGAAGATGAGGGCACGCCAGCCAAGCCACGCGCTCAATTGGAGCACTTGGCGGCAAGCATTCGTGCACTCAACGCCGACGTGATCGCCGTCGAGGAAGTCGAGAATCGGTTTTACTTGGAACGGTTCGTCAATACGTTCCTGCCCGAGATGGGCTACCGCGACGTGGTGCTGTTCGAAGGCAACGACGGCCGCGGCATCGACGTCGGATTAATTTCGCGCATCCCCGTCGGCGAAGTCCGTTCGCGGCGTCATCTGCGCTTCGAGGGACACGACGGCGGCGAAGCTCGCTTCAATCGCGATGTGCTGGCGGTGACGCTCGAACCAAAGGATGCGAAGCCGTTTGAGGTGTGGGTCGTTCACTTGAAGAGCAACTCGGGCGGCCGAGAGGCGGCCGAACCAATCCGGCTTGCCGAAGCCCGCGAAGTCCGCCGTTTGCTCGACGCAGATCTGGCCGAGAATCCCGAGGCCCGCATCATCGTCACCGGCGACTTCAACGACACGCCGGAGAGCGCCACGCTGCAGACGATCGTCGGCAACGGCGATAAGGCGCTCTGGTCGGCGGGCAGCGACCAGCAAGACCCCGAAGCGGTGACCTACAACACGGGCCAGTACCGCTCGGTCATCGACTTCATTCTCTGCTCGCCCGCGATGCAAAAGCAGTACATCAAGGGCTCGCTCCGCATGCCGCAAGGTTCGATCGAATCGAGCGGTTCGGATCACAATCCGATCTCGGCGACGTTCAAGCTGAACTGAAATCAGCGAGGCGTAGCTTCCGGGCGCATGCGATATCCGAGCGGCAATCGGCTGTAGGATCCGTCAGGTTAATCTTCGGCGAGCGCAGCCGGGGTGCGCCTGTGCGCAAAATTGCAAGAATTGAGGGTGGCCGTGACGTGTATTTGGCGGTAGTTGCGTAGAATCGGCTAAAGAGCCCCGCACCGCCCAACGATCGCCCGCCCCTGGAACAGATATGCGTTTTTCGGTCCGCCTGTTGTCAGCCGCTTGCGCCGTCCTCGCCGTTCATGTAGTCCATAGCACCTGCCACGCGCAGTACACCTATGGAATCGACGTCTCCAACTATCAGTCGAGTGCGAACTGGACCTCGCTGAAAAACGCGGGCACGATGTTCGCCTTCGTCAAGGCGACCGAAGGCGTTGATTTCATCGACGCCAGCTTCACGAAGCACATGACAAACGCCAGTAACGCAGGCGTTTACGTCGGTCCTTACCACTTCGGGCGCATCAACAGCAACACGTCGAATCCCAACGACGCGATTGACGAGGCCAATGATTTCGTTGACGCGATTGCACCGTACTATCAGCAGCCAGGACGGTTCTTAAGACCGGTGCTCGACGTCGAAAATACTCCCGGCTTGAGTACGACCGCCGCGAACAAAGCGTACATCTCCGAATGGGTGCGAGATTTTATCGGAGTGGTGCAGGACCGGCTGGGAATGGATCCAATTATCTATTGCAATACCAGCTACGCCTCGACTTACTTCACGACGGATCTTACGCAGTACGATCTTTGGGTCGCCAACTACAACTACGCCCCGCCCGCCATTCCGCCCGCCTCGATCGACGGCGTTTGGAACGGCTGGGATCTCTGGCAGTACACCGACTCGGGCGCCGTTTCCGGAATTACGGGCGGCGTGGATCGCGACGTCTACCAAGGCACGATGGATGAGTTTCTGACGCAATTTCTCGCTGTGCCGCCGACCGGCGACTTCAACAAGGATGGCAGCGTCGATGGCAATGATTTCCTTATCTGGCAACGCAATTTGGGACGCACCTCGGGAGTGTCGCTCGCCACCGGCGATGCGAACGGCGACAAACTGGTGAACGACGCCGATCTCCAAATTTGGAAGACCGGATTCAGCGGAGCGGCGGCCGTTGCCAGCGTGGCGGCGGTTCCCGAACCGGCGACAATGGCCTTGGCGATGGCCGCGGGTCTGGCGATGCTGAATCTCCGCCGTCGCAGAATGTAGCATCGACCGTTCCGGGAGACGCTAGTCGACTGCCGCCCGTTGGCTTACGCTATCGGCAGTCTTTCACTCGTCTCTTGGGAGCATTCTCGATGCCGCACGAAGAATCACTCAGCCCGCGCTCCGCGCTTTCTCGCCGTCACTTCGCCGCCATTGGGGCCGCGACGCTTGCCGCGGCCCACGGCCTGCAAGGCCGCGCGCAAGGAGCGGAAGCTACCGGCGGCTCGCCGTTGAAGCCCGGTATCACGCTCCTTTTCCAGGGCGACTCGATTACCGACGCCGGCCGCAGTCGCGAAGCGGCGGGCGAGGCGAACTCGCAGCCCGCTCTTGGCAACGGCTACGCTTGGCTGGCCGCATCGCAGTTGCTCGTCGATCGCCCTGGCGATGGCATCAAAATCTTCAATCGGGGTATCAGCGGCAACAAGGTGCCCAACCTCGACGAACGCTGGCAGGCCGACTGCGTCGACCTGAAGCCGAACGTGCTGAGTATCCTCATTGGCGTCAACGACATATGGCGGACGTTCGACCGGGGCGAGAAGGGGACCGCTGAGATCTACGAAGAGGGGTACCACGCCCTTATCAAGAAGACGAAAGCAGCGCTCCCCGACACGACGCTCGTCATCTGCGAACCATTCGTCTTGAAGTGCGGCGCCGTCACCGACGCGTGGTTTCCGAAGTTCGACGGCTACCGCACCGCGGCCAAACGCGTCGCCGAACAAGCCGGGGCGATCTTCGTGCCGTTCCAGACGATGTTCGACGAAGCGTCGAAGATCGCACCTCCAGAACGCTGGGCCGGCGACGGCGTCCATCCCTCGGCCGACGGCGCGGCCCTGATGGCGCACACTTGGCGCCGCGTCGTCGACGGCGGCGGGGTGTGAGCTTTCATGAATCATCACAAGCGAGCCGAGTCGTCCCGACCCCGGCGCGCTCGGGATGTTCCAATAAGACGATCGAGCCAAGAATAAAAAACGCCGGGGGCGAGACGCCCCGGCTCGCTGTTCTCGCTTTGCTTATCAACCAAACAGCAGCGGCGCATCGCCGTCGCTCTCGTGCTGCTCCCACTGCCGCCGGACTTCGCCGAGCCCATAGACGCAAAGCTCAAAATTGTCGCTCAGCCGTTTGAGCACCTCGTCCGTCGCTGGTTCCTCCACCGCGGGCGGCAGCGTGCTCGCTAGCAGGTAGTTCCGCTTGCCTTGATCGCGGTAGTCGATCAGGCTGTCTGCCCTTCCCTGCCGCATCCGCTTGGCAATCTCTGGATAGACGCCCAGCCAGAAGAGCGTGAAATCGCCGATGTGGCGATGCGCTCGCCGCCGGGCCGAGCCTTGCCTCGCTTGCGCCTCGGCCAACATGTCGGCCACCTGCATCAGTCGCTCGCCGCGCGGCGTTCGCATGCCGTACATTGCATCGTTGCGAACGAATCGCACGAGCATCTCGGCGACATAGTCAACGAGCGGCGGGTCGGCGACCCCCATGCGAACCGCGAAGGCGTGCTCCGTGACGCCGGCGAAGAACCGGCGCAGCAGCTCATTTCGGTCGGGCAGATCGGCAGTCATCGGCAGACGCTCCCAAGGCGGTGGCGGAACGTGTCAGTACCGCGACCCAGGCGCCTTTGGTCCCTCAGGCGTCTCCGGTGGTGAGCGTCGAACAGAAGCGGACGACCCAACCACCGGATGGTGGGTCGCTATATAGGGCGGGATCGAGCCGACTCGCGATCCACGCGAGAGGCCCAACCCGCTCAATTATAATTTCGGTCCGCTGCGGAGGTCAAATCCAGTTTTGCTGCGTGACCGCATTGAAGACTGGACAGGATCACAGGATATCGCGGATCGACGGGATGAAAGACAAGTCAGATGCCTGTTCCCGAGACGGCTTTGACCTTACTCGCATCAAATCCTGTCAATCCATGACATCCTGTTATCCTGTCAATAATCAGCAGACTCAGCCTGCCGGCAGCGCCTTAATAAGAGTCTCGACGTAGTCGCCGACTTCTTTGAGAACTTCCTCACGCGGCCGCTCAGCAGCCGTCGCGATGCGGCGGACGATCGCCGAGCCGACAATGAGCCCGTCGGCGGCGGGGGCGAGCAACCGCACATGCTCCGGCTGGCTGACGCCGAAGCCGATGCAAATTGGCAGCTTCGTCTGCTCGCGGAGCCAGGCGACGTTCTCCGCCAGTTCCGGCGGCAGTTGCGTTCGTTCGCCGGTGATGCCGGCGACCGAGACGTAGTAGACGAAGCCGGTCGAGGTCTCGCAAATCCGCAGCGCCCGGTCGCGCGGCGTCAGCGGCGTCACTAACTGAA
This sequence is a window from Lacipirellula parvula. Protein-coding genes within it:
- a CDS encoding GH25 family lysozyme; translation: MRFSVRLLSAACAVLAVHVVHSTCHAQYTYGIDVSNYQSSANWTSLKNAGTMFAFVKATEGVDFIDASFTKHMTNASNAGVYVGPYHFGRINSNTSNPNDAIDEANDFVDAIAPYYQQPGRFLRPVLDVENTPGLSTTAANKAYISEWVRDFIGVVQDRLGMDPIIYCNTSYASTYFTTDLTQYDLWVANYNYAPPAIPPASIDGVWNGWDLWQYTDSGAVSGITGGVDRDVYQGTMDEFLTQFLAVPPTGDFNKDGSVDGNDFLIWQRNLGRTSGVSLATGDANGDKLVNDADLQIWKTGFSGAAAVASVAAVPEPATMALAMAAGLAMLNLRRRRM
- a CDS encoding SGNH/GDSL hydrolase family protein, which produces MPHEESLSPRSALSRRHFAAIGAATLAAAHGLQGRAQGAEATGGSPLKPGITLLFQGDSITDAGRSREAAGEANSQPALGNGYAWLAASQLLVDRPGDGIKIFNRGISGNKVPNLDERWQADCVDLKPNVLSILIGVNDIWRTFDRGEKGTAEIYEEGYHALIKKTKAALPDTTLVICEPFVLKCGAVTDAWFPKFDGYRTAAKRVAEQAGAIFVPFQTMFDEASKIAPPERWAGDGVHPSADGAALMAHTWRRVVDGGGV
- a CDS encoding tubulin-like doman-containing protein — its product is MNDPDRQPPTLPGYTLTARLGAGGYGEVWLAQAPGGVPKAVKFIFGSFNDRRAEHELRALHRIKSVRHPFLLSLERIEVADDRLAIVTELADSSLKDRYDECRRQGLPGIPRAELLGYMHDAAEALDYLSERHSLQHLDVKPENLLLVAGHVKVADFGLVKEVGKTQASLVGGLTPLYSSPEVFQGMPGARSDQYSLAVVYQEMLTGMPPLAGANAAELTMQHLQGEANLTPLPMQDRFAVARALAKDPTQRFSNCCAMVDALLAQPGDGGHATGESQFAGAEIADERTFGDFGSALPERRAEQRPGPIEPLFAGPHAETQFEGAWGEPASDWGAAESSPAEPAEPQCVESVEFNTADFASRPTLVIGIGGAAASVMRRFRARLVRELSEEAAEAVQLLLFDSDPREIAAAMQPNGRSALRPSEALALPLRRPQEYREDSALLMRWLSRRWLYNIPKSLRTEGLRPLGRLAFVDHAQRVEERLIAAIQGAVSASGAIQGPPRIYLVSSVSGGTGSGMSLDLGYAVRAALATLGIDNGEVVGLFLHSTPRDPRQAELARVNSCAWLREYNHYHRAAGAYPGDEACGLAPLAPTCKAFDAAYFLNLGSGLEDAAWSEAIADVAEYLYLDAVTPAQRFFDACRNQAEPGEEAVLRSFAVTTVSAAADDAIDAAAQLISRAVICRWLGLKVGGDGAKFAATAADASAGGKLPNLEQLASQTRELIAQAIGVVAERQPAEELGLRERIAAIDADFIPPDDRPGAFAGGRPLEEVAAPIAQRIAATMAAEVLGQINAFGQRLPGAELAIGGWRGELQQLDAEASRLASALAQQAAAMAMQIDRWQRERTSASATTAREQELCEGYRGLRTDQHSLVAAALVAKRLLAELRAVGDRTGELARHLKGMLARFPAPAEEIEQGAFAELVAMQLGSLGERVDERLEQTFINPSGGLIAVTMGSPRVRDQLLAELAKLATRQAEQLASSPSFAAGASFVEAAVGGSDGVDASQYPAVLPVGSTYAVLETRPSAVAGLAVQQASADGMTTLVGVGSQTVRCIESWNLSPSRTAFELVDRRRDCLEFADRVSSRCDVDWTPLLAPPRRVPAPAAVSFTASPMAMTQVL
- a CDS encoding endonuclease/exonuclease/phosphatase family protein, with product MKPWSLIVTVALSFVASAAWAQPAIAPEEGRPVVMWEDARPLVGQVAYVCGKVIGVPTVGKITFINFDAQRPVRFAGVIFSDKLTNFPKPPSEMYNGKIVKIRGTVSMFKDQPQIVVTSPEQIEILDSMPKTTKPKQNAAIASKPGEVVVAAYNILNLFDEHDDPYKEDEGTPAKPRAQLEHLAASIRALNADVIAVEEVENRFYLERFVNTFLPEMGYRDVVLFEGNDGRGIDVGLISRIPVGEVRSRRHLRFEGHDGGEARFNRDVLAVTLEPKDAKPFEVWVVHLKSNSGGREAAEPIRLAEAREVRRLLDADLAENPEARIIVTGDFNDTPESATLQTIVGNGDKALWSAGSDQQDPEAVTYNTGQYRSVIDFILCSPAMQKQYIKGSLRMPQGSIESSGSDHNPISATFKLN
- a CDS encoding EAL domain-containing protein, whose translation is MKNSPTISPRNDVTWLLTGQLGADQVARTVTIASWPFVIGRSPSVTLTIASPTVSSQHAELRLEDGGLLVRDLGSTNGTFVNGTRVAGEAAVHAGDLLQIAEIVFRVTEQRGYVDCKTIAGDSTDRALAMIQFDKLIAERAVLPHYQPIVEMNSQQTIGFEVLGRSPLFGLKTPHAMFSAAALLDLEGELSRMLRDEGVRSALSLPSNPLVFVNTHPAELEDASLLEKSLRELRAAAPRAALVLEIHEAAATSVPQMRALRQLLTELGMQLAYDDFGAGQARLVELGDAPPDFLKFDIQLVRGIDHASAERQRMLESLVKIVADLGIVSLAEGVETAEEHAVCKGMGFVYGQGFYYGTPASAGTFTTCEARVTPWRL